A window from Labrus mixtus chromosome 14, fLabMix1.1, whole genome shotgun sequence encodes these proteins:
- the frmd8 gene encoding FERM domain-containing protein 8, whose amino-acid sequence MEGDDCNFPPDPSNDHSQRGSVASSATLSRAQDVLIYLFGDSAVHLTVEGLGSVSVQELGRSVREALHVPESAQDAFAFWLCSPLLDLQLKARHQPYKLCRQWQDLLYRFTLASEEDISQDEPFLQYRRNVFYPKSKELQIDDDGVLRLLYEEARSNILTGRYPCDPEHWTGLGALSLALEEGTGLDDAHFTTTVREKKLSSFVPAHVAMGSGGLFSTLRGKSSRQTGLEQNLLEAYRKISTSAGNAPEPTQLLHQYLNTCHNLPYYGCAFFIGEIDKPAQGILQRGKRKSVNVGICLEGVYVMDVKEKHVLLGLHFKELSWDHSYPEEEGDSHILWLEFDGEEDGTPVNKLLKIYSKQAELMSGLIEFCVELKSGSEGGAAAAAEMDGEASSQQPAGQDDSSKNGRGGRRGMLRRQSSVLCSRVHSLNTISYVDNGKEIKRLKPKRAASFFSRQPSAAAYSAVQVTDSLEQG is encoded by the exons ATGGAAGGAGATGACTGCAATTTTCCTCCTGATCCATCAAACGATCACTCGCAAAGAGGAAGTGTTGCTTCTTCTGCAACACTTTCCCGTG CTCAAGATGTCCTTATATACCTGTTTGGTGACAGCGCAGTACACTTAACGGTAGAAGGGCTTGGCAGTGTCAGCGTGCAGGAGTTGGGTCGCAGTGTTCGTGAGGCTCTCCATGTTCCTGAGTCTGCACAGGATGCTTTTGCCTTCTGGCTTTGTTCTCCGCTGCTCG ATTTGCAGCTGAAAGCGAGACATCAGCCGTACAAACTGTGTCGGCAGTGGCAGGACTTACTGTATCGGTTCACTCTGGCCTCGGAGGAAGATATTTCACAAG ATGAACCGTTTCTCCAGTACCGCAGAAACGTGTTTTATCCTAAATCTAAAGAACTTCAG ATAGATGATGATGGCGTCCTGAGACTTCTGTACGAGGAGGCCAGGAGCAACATCCTCACAGGTCGATACCCCTGTGATCCCGAGCACTGGACGGGTCTTGGAGCCTTGTCACTCGCTCTCGAAGAGGGAACCGGCCTCGACGATGCACATTTTACTACTACTGTGAG AGAGAAGAAGCTGTCCTCTTTTGTGCCGGCGCATGTTGCCATGGGGAGTGGAGGTTTGTTCTCCACTTTGAGAGGGAAGTCGAGCCGTCAGACGGGGCTGGAGCAGAACCTCTTGGAGGCATACAGAAAGATCAGCACGTCTGCTGGAAACGCTCCTGAGCCCACACAGCTCCTACACCAGTACCTCAACACATGTCACAATCTGCCTTATTACGG GTGCGCTTTCTTCATTGGGGAGATTGACAAACCAGCGCAAGGGATTCTCCAACGGGGAAAACGCAAATCTGTCAACGTTGGGATCTGCCTCGAGGGAGTTTATGTTATGGATGTCAAAGAGAAG CATGTGCTTCTCGGGCTGCATTTCAAAGAGCTTTCCTGGGACCACAGCTACCCGGAGGAGGAGGGCGACTCACACATTCTGTGGCTGGAGTTTGATGGAGAGGAAGATGGCACACCTGTCAACAAGCTGCTAAAGATCTACTCCAAACAG GCTGAGCTAATGAGTGGCTTAATTGAGTTCTGCGTTGAGCTGAAGTCTGGGTCAGAGGGcggagctgcagctgcagctgaaatgGATGGCGAGGCGAGTTCCCAACAGCCCGCCGGGCAGGATGACAGCAGCAAGAATGGACGAGGAGGACGGCGGGGGATGCTGCGCAGACAGAGCAGTGTTCTGTGCAGTCGAGTCCATTCTCTGAACACCATTAGCTACGTGGATAATG gaaaagaaATCAAACGCTTGAAGCCAAAAAGAGCTGCATCCTTTTTCAGCCGGCAGCCGTCTGCAGCTGCGTACTCTGCTGTGCAGGTGACTGATAGTCTGGAACAGGGTTAG